In the genome of Pseudomonadota bacterium, the window ATGGAGGATGTCATGAGAGCGTTTAAGTGGATGGTGATAACGTTGTTTTTTGTATGCTTTATTTACTCAGGTGTCATCTGGTCTCAAGAAATAAAATTAGGGGTTGTCACAAGACCGGGAGCTGCCCAGAACATCTGTGCGGATAAATTCAAAGAACTTCTTGAAAGCCGTTCCGCCTATAAAGTGAAAATCTATGATAGCGGATCTCTCGGTACTGAAGTGAAAATCCTTAAACAGATTCAGGCGAACAAGGTTCACATGGGGATTATTACATCGGGCCCTTTTGATCAATTTCTTCCTGAAGTGCGTGTCATCGATTACCCGTACCTGTTTAAAAGCTATGAACAGGTTGACAGCGTACTTGAAGGTCCTCTGGGGAAAGAGCTTTTGAAGACGCTGGAGAAGGCGGGATTCAAGGGGCTGGCCTTTTCAGAGAACGGTTTCCGGCATCTCACGAACAGTAAAAGGACTGTTTACAGTGTTGTGGATGTGACGGGTCTCAGGATTCGTGTCATGGAGTCTGCACTGCACAAGGCATTATGGCAGTTATTCGGAGCCGACCCGGTACCTATAGGAGATCTTAATGAGCTGGTAAAGGATTTGCAATCGGGAGCCGTGGATGGTCAGGAGAATCCCCTTTCAGCTATCTGGCTGGATGATTTCTACAAGGGACAAAAATATCTTTCTCTTACAGGACATGTCTACTCTTCGCATATCGGTGTGGCTGGCCTCAAATGGTACCAGGACTTGCCCGAAAAAGACCAGAAGCTTATTCGGCAGAGCATGGAGGAGGCTGCCCGTTACGAGAGGCGGTGGAGCCGTGAGAATTCCGCAAATTTTCTTGCAAAAATAAAGGCAGCCGGAATAATTGTGGATGAAAAACCTGATGTTACTTCTTTCCGTAATAAGGCATCGCAGATGGAAGAAAATAAAATTTTCAGGGGAAAAGAGGTACAGGCGCTCCTTCAAAAATTCCTGAAGGCCACGGCAGGCGCTGAAAAATAAGGATTATCAGTAAAGAAACTATTATCAGTTCCAGTCTGTGAGCATGACACCAATACCTATGCGGTTCGCATTTGCGTTATAATCGAGCAGGCTTTCCCCGTAGCCGTTAAAATACTGGACATAGCCGCTGACCCGGTCGCTTTTTGCGTAAGGAAAGGGGAAGCTCCAATCAAGCTGAACAGCGTTCCTGTTCTCATTGATCCTTAGATTATTGCGAAACATTGCGCTGAACCTGTGCTTTTTCCAATAATATGTCCCCCATATCTCGCCGTATCCCATATATTTGTTAATATCAGGGTTATCATCATCGCTGGAGTTTTCCGGTATCCTGTACCATGTTTTCAGCAGCAGGTTGAAATCGTCCTTCTCGAATCCGAAATTTGCGACAATACGGTTCCAACTCCGGGATAGGGGTTGCGCACGGCCATTCGACTGGTGGTTTAACCCGACATTAATGATACGCCCCTTCAGACCGAGGATATCATAATCAGTGCGGAAGTTGAGGAGCAACTCGGGTTCATAATCAGTTTCACGGATTGGCGAGGAAAAGGCTGAATTGTAAAGCTGCCAGAAGGCAAGCTGGGTATAGCCGAACCAAAGGTCAACGTCTTTGTCCATGACATCTTCCCAGAGCTTTACCTTAAAACTTATTTGAAATTTCGCCTCGGTGTTTTGCGCCTTCGCATTCCGGTCAACATCCAGAATAGGGTCATTATTCAATGAGGAGTTATATGCGACCGGCAGGATATAGTTAGGGCGATGAATCCTGATAAGCTGGGCACTTTTCCGGCTTAAAGGATCTAACTCCCAGTGCTTTGACATAATTGAAGGTTTGGAATTATCCTGGGTTGTTTCAATTCTGGCGGTTTTTTCTGCGGGTGTTATCTCAGCATCGGTTGTTTTTAAAGGTATCGGCTGGGCGGTTGTCTTCATCGGGGTCTTCTGTCCGGCCAGATTATCGAAACATTTCAACCGCTCGTTATTACTTTCTATTTTTGCACATTCAGCCATCCTGTCTACAATGTCGGTGGCCGCACAATTGTATGACGCTGACAGAACAGCGTGAAAGATAATCGCAGTTGATACTATTAATATTTTCATAAACACCCCCGGTTTTGATGATAAATAATCCGTTCAAAGCGTAAAATCAAGAAGAAAATGGTGACCACGTTATATCCATCAGGAGAGATTATTTATGCCTTACCCCGGCAATATATAGTAAAATATGGTCAAAAAAAGGAGGATTGGATGTATGGACGAAAGATTGATAGAGGCCTTCCGGAAGATCAAGGGGGCATCTACCATCTGCATTTGGTTTTTTTATGCCTATCGACTACTGACTACTGATAACTGATTACTGGTTTTCGCTACCCTCCATCCATCGTATGATGCTCGGCCTTTATGAACCATGATGTAGGGTCGGTGAAATATTCTTCTGCATCTCGCAGTGAAAGGTAATGCTCATTTTCAATCATGGCGAGGAGCTCGAAAAATTCTTTCTCCCTTGGATTGGTGCTGGCATCTCTTAATTTTGCGTAAAATTGTGTTCCTTTTTCTTCAAAGTCTACAGCGATTTTGACCGCTTCAAGGTCACCGGCATCGGCCTTTGCGGTTTTGTCGATGTTTTTGAATGTGTTGACAAGGATTTCTTTGATGTTTGTGTTT includes:
- a CDS encoding phospholipase A, translated to MKILIVSTAIIFHAVLSASYNCAATDIVDRMAECAKIESNNERLKCFDNLAGQKTPMKTTAQPIPLKTTDAEITPAEKTARIETTQDNSKPSIMSKHWELDPLSRKSAQLIRIHRPNYILPVAYNSSLNNDPILDVDRNAKAQNTEAKFQISFKVKLWEDVMDKDVDLWFGYTQLAFWQLYNSAFSSPIRETDYEPELLLNFRTDYDILGLKGRIINVGLNHQSNGRAQPLSRSWNRIVANFGFEKDDFNLLLKTWYRIPENSSDDDNPDINKYMGYGEIWGTYYWKKHRFSAMFRNNLRINENRNAVQLDWSFPFPYAKSDRVSGYVQYFNGYGESLLDYNANANRIGIGVMLTDWN
- a CDS encoding ferritin family protein, translated to MDEKERLNALEVALNNEMKEREFYLKHAGQTKNPLGKAMFKQIADEELEHYERLKELHKKWKKKDKWPETIPLTVKNTNIKEILVNTFKNIDKTAKADAGDLEAVKIAVDFEEKGTQFYAKLRDASTNPREKEFFELLAMIENEHYLSLRDAEEYFTDPTSWFIKAEHHTMDGG
- a CDS encoding DctP family TRAP transporter solute-binding subunit; this encodes MRAFKWMVITLFFVCFIYSGVIWSQEIKLGVVTRPGAAQNICADKFKELLESRSAYKVKIYDSGSLGTEVKILKQIQANKVHMGIITSGPFDQFLPEVRVIDYPYLFKSYEQVDSVLEGPLGKELLKTLEKAGFKGLAFSENGFRHLTNSKRTVYSVVDVTGLRIRVMESALHKALWQLFGADPVPIGDLNELVKDLQSGAVDGQENPLSAIWLDDFYKGQKYLSLTGHVYSSHIGVAGLKWYQDLPEKDQKLIRQSMEEAARYERRWSRENSANFLAKIKAAGIIVDEKPDVTSFRNKASQMEENKIFRGKEVQALLQKFLKATAGAEK